A stretch of DNA from Spirosoma endbachense:
GTTCGAACGGTTCAGATCGATATTGCTGATCATAAAGAAAGTTATCGGGCAGGTGAGCAAATCGCCCAATCGCTGGATGACGGTGATTTAGCGGCTATTATCCTTATTTCCGATGGCGGAGTCGTTAATGGAAGTGATTTGATTGAGGCCTGCAACCGGAGTCTAAACCGGCCTGTACCCGTAATTGGTGGCCTTGCTGGCGATGGAGCTCGTTTTGAACGCACTCTGGTAGGGGCGAACCAGAACCCGGATTCCGGAAAAGTAGTAGGAATCGGCCTGTATGGTGCCGATTTGAAAGTAGGGCATGGGTCAATGGGTGGTTGGGATGTGTTTGGGCCCGAACGGGAAGTAACGAAGTCCTCATACAACGAACTATACCAGATAGACGACCGGATAGCCCTCGATTTATACAAGGATTATCTGGGGAAATATGCCGACGGCCTGCCCGGAACAGCGCTGCTTTTTCCGCTATCGATCCGGATAACCCCCGACTCTCAACCCCTCGTGCGGACAATTCTGTCGATTAACGAAAAAACAAAAAGCATGATTTTCGCTGGTGATATTCCGGAAGGATCTCGTGTTCGTTTTATGCGCGCCAATCTGGATCGCTTGATTGAAGCCTCTGCTACAGCGGCTCAGGCGTCTCTCCAACAATTGGGCAAAAGCCCCGAACTGGCCTTGCTGATCAGTTGTGTTGGCCGGAAACTGGTTCTGGGACAGCGTACTGAAGAGGAAGTAGAAGTGGCCCGTGATATTTTTGGCCATCAACCTGTTATGACAGGGTTTTATTCCTACGGCGAAATAGCACCGGCAGGACCGGCTACTCCGGGTGAATTACACAACCAGACCATGACCATAACGATTCTATCCGAACAATAAGCTATGGAGGTGAATTCGCTGCACAAGATATTAAAGCGCCAGATTAACAGGCACTTAACGCCAGATTGCTTAGAGCATGACCGTTTTCAGCAATTTATT
This window harbors:
- a CDS encoding FIST signal transduction protein translates to MISETPDFLPEKADLVLAFGDRKLLEAVKPYEYLRLLYPKAQIIINSTSGEIISDKVHDNTVVVTAIELEKTTVRTVQIDIADHKESYRAGEQIAQSLDDGDLAAIILISDGGVVNGSDLIEACNRSLNRPVPVIGGLAGDGARFERTLVGANQNPDSGKVVGIGLYGADLKVGHGSMGGWDVFGPEREVTKSSYNELYQIDDRIALDLYKDYLGKYADGLPGTALLFPLSIRITPDSQPLVRTILSINEKTKSMIFAGDIPEGSRVRFMRANLDRLIEASATAAQASLQQLGKSPELALLISCVGRKLVLGQRTEEEVEVARDIFGHQPVMTGFYSYGEIAPAGPATPGELHNQTMTITILSEQ